A stretch of DNA from Hydra vulgaris chromosome 03, alternate assembly HydraT2T_AEP:
TTAAAACGCAGCTTACAGCTGTATCTCTAGTGCAAAGTTTTCCTTATATCTTTAATTCTCTTAGTTGAGAGTAAAGAGTTTAAATTAGGGATTCCGAGtgggcaaaataatttttaaaaaaatgttaaattatgccaacataaaataaaattgaaataccTTTGGAAAACTGgttaaaactttaagttatttttactttccaaaaataatatacataataaagtaataacataataatgacattaaaaaaaaaaatcgcaattaataataatatttaatgtaaatatataaaggTAATATacataacacatttttttgctatttgtatttattttaaataacctCAACACACATGCTTTAATGAGAAATCAGTAAAATTTGTCCataattcaaatatatatatatatatatatatatattatatatatatatatatatatatatatatatatatatatacacatacacatacacatacacatacacatacacatacacatacacatacacatacacatacacatacacatacacatacacatacacatacacatacacatacacatacacatacacatacacatacacatacacatacacatacacatacatatgtatatatatatatatatgtatatatatatatatatatatatattaatatatatatatatattaatatatatatatatatatatatatatattaatatatatatatatatatatatatatatatatatatatatatatatatgtatgtatatatatatatatatatatatatatatatatatatatatatatatatatatatatatatatattaataatgcAGAGTATCATTGTCTGACCAAGTCAGTTCGTATCGTAATCGTGGACGCCTTTCGCCCTTTAGGTGGTGATGTGATACCGAAGGTGTGTTAATTCACCTGCTCACTTTCTTGGCAGATCAATGATACTTGTGGTACcacaataaacatatatatatatatatatatatatatatatatatatatatatatatatatataataatttattattgctctgttctttaagaacattgagcactctgtttgtagaatacactaatataatttatatatttatatatataatatatatattagactaTCATACGTTTTGGGATGTGGAAGATCGTCGCCAATATGGACAGTAAATAAATCTGCATTAGGTTCCAATGCTCCAGAAAGGGTGAATGAACTGGCAAGACCTAAATCTTTACATCGATCATACAAACCATCAAGAGAGGTTTTTTGTCtgttcatttttatcatttttatatttatgtttgcttttggttgttcagtttttttatcattgctattttaaatatattgatatcAAGGTTGCATGGTTAATTTCTGATGctgcaaaaaatgcaaaaacccCACCTTCGATTGAATCCCTGTCTCGTCCTAAAGAACGTCTGGATTTACCTTCTCGCGACCCTGAAtgggtaattaaaaaaagcactCTTTCTGCTCATACCACTGCACGAGTTGAggtaaaatgaaatttaatatttttaagcttaattcaaattttgacctaaaaatttataaaattttttataaatgtttgtgaaatgaaaaaaatattttaggatctttcaaagccaaaaaaattaattgaccgTTATATTCCGAATCGCGATGTGGAGTGGAAAGTTTCGCATGCTGCATTAAATGCTAAACCTACTGAACGCGTAAAGGGATTAGCGGTTCCTTTGTTACGTGATGACATGGATCATGTTCAATTTGATCCGTTGGCATTTAAAGTAA
This window harbors:
- the LOC100209427 gene encoding sperm microtubule associated protein 2-like isoform X2; this encodes MTRKDLLSERRERIIQLSMPKVSKAVWATLGPPVVWGNQELMRPISKAALKCQTSNHLLSLAVPKKNFQTDHPEKCCRDYFAYSCGRSSVIWQVQPSAMKANASKRIEELSRPKSVPSGYEEDRLSYVLGCGRSSPIWTVNKSALGSNAPERVNELARPKSLHRSYKPSREVAWLISDAAKNAKTPPSIESLSRPKERLDLPSRDPEWVIKKSTLSAHTTARVEDLSKPKKLIDRYIPNRDVEWKVSHAALNAKPTERVKGLAVPLLRDDMDHVQFDPLAFKVKTSALKGKIPSRIYDLARPVDRGGN